In one window of Tellurirhabdus rosea DNA:
- the purB gene encoding adenylosuccinate lyase: protein MQLSALTAISPVDGRYRRQVEALAPYFSEWGLIRYRIRIEVEYFIELCQIPLPQLSDVQPDVFPRLRALYENFTEADALRIKEIESVTNHDVKAVEYFIKEKLADLPIADSLEFIHFGLTSQDVNNTAIPLSLKEALDNVVVPLYQRVLARLQELAEQWKGIPMLARTHGQPASPTRLGKEFQVFIERISKKLGQLEGIPAAAKFGGATGNFNAHTVAYPEIDWVNFGNTFVGRLGLSRSQYTTQIEHYDMLAAALDTFKRLNNILIDLDRDVWTYISMNYFKQKIKAGEVGSSAMPHKVNPIDFENSEGNLGIANALFEHLSAKLPISRLQRDLTDSTVLRNLGVPFAHSVIALNALLKGLNKLELNEAAIQADLEENWAVVAEAIQTILRREGYPKPYEALKDLTRTNEKITAATMARFIDGLNIQEEVKNQLRAISPYNYTGI, encoded by the coding sequence ATGCAACTTTCCGCGCTTACTGCCATATCTCCCGTCGACGGCCGCTACCGCCGTCAGGTCGAAGCTCTTGCTCCTTATTTCTCCGAATGGGGCCTTATCCGCTACCGGATTCGCATTGAAGTTGAATACTTTATCGAACTCTGCCAGATTCCGCTGCCGCAGCTGTCCGACGTGCAACCGGACGTATTTCCCCGGCTGCGGGCTTTGTACGAAAACTTCACGGAAGCCGACGCGCTGCGCATCAAGGAAATTGAAAGCGTGACGAACCACGACGTGAAAGCCGTCGAGTATTTTATCAAGGAAAAGCTGGCCGACCTGCCCATTGCCGACTCGCTGGAGTTCATCCACTTCGGGCTGACTTCGCAGGACGTCAACAACACGGCCATTCCGCTGTCGCTGAAAGAGGCGCTGGACAACGTCGTCGTGCCGCTTTACCAGCGGGTACTCGCCCGGTTGCAGGAACTGGCGGAGCAGTGGAAAGGCATTCCGATGCTCGCCCGGACGCACGGCCAGCCGGCCTCTCCTACCCGGCTGGGCAAGGAATTTCAGGTGTTTATCGAGCGCATCAGCAAGAAGCTGGGGCAATTGGAAGGCATTCCGGCGGCGGCCAAGTTTGGCGGCGCGACAGGCAACTTCAACGCCCATACCGTAGCTTACCCGGAAATCGACTGGGTAAATTTCGGGAATACGTTTGTCGGTCGGCTGGGACTGAGCCGGAGCCAGTACACCACGCAGATTGAGCATTACGACATGCTGGCGGCGGCGCTCGACACGTTCAAACGGCTCAACAACATCCTCATCGACCTCGACCGCGACGTGTGGACGTACATTTCGATGAATTATTTCAAGCAAAAAATCAAAGCGGGCGAAGTGGGGTCGTCGGCCATGCCGCACAAGGTGAATCCGATTGATTTTGAGAACTCGGAAGGAAACCTCGGCATTGCCAACGCGCTGTTTGAGCATCTTTCGGCCAAGCTGCCCATTTCGCGCCTGCAGCGCGACCTGACCGACTCGACCGTCCTCCGGAATCTGGGCGTCCCGTTTGCCCATTCGGTTATCGCGCTGAACGCCCTGCTGAAAGGCCTGAACAAACTGGAGCTGAACGAAGCCGCTATTCAGGCGGATCTGGAGGAGAACTGGGCGGTCGTCGCCGAAGCCATTCAGACCATTCTGCGCCGCGAAGGCTATCCCAAACCGTACGAAGCCCTGAAAGACCTGACCCGCACGAACGAAAAAATCACCGCCGCGACCATGGCCCGGTTCATCGACGGGCTGAACATCCAGGAAGAAGTGAAAAACCAGCTCAGGGCCATTTCGCCTTACAATTACACGGGAATCTAA
- a CDS encoding sprT domain-containing protein, producing the protein MQNHRFPDLVPAAAADYCLALWTTHQFIFKVTRPRQTKLGDFRAAPGLPCVITVNENLNPYAFLITYLHEVAHLLVYQQWRQSGRRRRPEPHGEAWKQAFREVAQPVLNQSVFPDVILTPLLSYLRNPAASTGADPALTHALRQADQQPENQCLLIDLPEGAGFRFLQKAYVRGMKRRTRIVCTETGTRRRVSIWAHVWVEKL; encoded by the coding sequence GTGCAAAACCACCGCTTTCCCGACCTTGTCCCCGCGGCCGCCGCTGATTATTGCCTGGCCCTGTGGACAACCCACCAATTCATCTTTAAGGTTACCCGTCCGCGGCAGACCAAGTTAGGCGACTTCCGGGCCGCTCCCGGATTGCCCTGCGTCATTACCGTTAACGAAAACCTGAATCCGTACGCCTTCCTGATAACCTACCTGCACGAAGTGGCCCATCTGCTTGTCTACCAGCAGTGGCGACAGTCGGGGCGGCGGCGCAGGCCCGAACCGCATGGCGAAGCCTGGAAGCAGGCGTTCCGGGAGGTGGCCCAACCCGTTCTGAATCAATCTGTTTTTCCGGATGTCATCTTAACGCCGTTACTTTCGTATCTTCGTAATCCGGCGGCGTCGACCGGCGCAGACCCGGCCCTGACCCATGCCCTTCGGCAGGCGGACCAGCAGCCGGAAAACCAGTGTCTGCTCATCGATCTGCCGGAGGGAGCCGGGTTCCGTTTTCTGCAAAAAGCCTACGTACGAGGCATGAAACGCCGGACCCGCATCGTTTGTACTGAAACAGGCACCCGCCGCCGGGTGTCGATCTGGGCTCATGTTTGGGTGGAAAAGCTTTAA
- a CDS encoding GtrA family protein produces MISVENTSRLNVKKEAKSFFSFFLTALLGATVNFLSRIFYREYFDFDTSVFLGYTTATIVSFIPSKLFAFSAKGTGNTYREAVKFVFIALVALVVQVYVAKAALLWIANPLFPEVKELYRETGSHVVGMGFSFLANYFGHKMLTFRSTGVYDKFKARANRGV; encoded by the coding sequence TTGATTAGCGTGGAGAACACAAGCCGGCTTAACGTAAAGAAGGAAGCTAAAAGTTTCTTTTCGTTTTTTCTGACGGCCCTGCTTGGGGCGACGGTCAATTTTTTGAGCCGGATATTTTACCGGGAGTATTTCGATTTTGATACCAGCGTGTTTTTGGGGTATACCACCGCAACAATCGTCAGTTTTATTCCATCCAAACTGTTTGCTTTCTCGGCCAAAGGAACCGGAAACACGTATCGGGAGGCCGTAAAATTTGTCTTTATTGCCCTGGTAGCCCTCGTTGTACAGGTGTATGTGGCCAAGGCGGCCCTCCTCTGGATTGCCAATCCCCTTTTCCCAGAAGTAAAGGAACTGTACCGGGAAACCGGCTCGCACGTGGTCGGGATGGGATTCAGCTTTCTGGCCAATTACTTCGGCCACAAAATGCTGACCTTCCGAAGTACGGGTGTTTACGACAAATTCAAGGCCCGCGCCAATCGGGGCGTTTAA
- a CDS encoding MIP/aquaporin family protein has product MQPSPFLGEFVGTLVLILLGNGVVANVVLKQTKGHDAGWIVITTGWAFAVTMGVFVAKAFGSLDAHLNPAVTVAFAVATNDFSHIIPYSVAQLAGAFVGAALVWIFYGPHWAATPDPAAKLACFATGPAIRSFGANFLSEAIATIVLILGLAGISSKSLGELAIGIGPYLVGILVWSIGLSLGGPTGYAINPVRDLGPRLAHAALPVAGKGSSDWGYSWIPVVGPLVGGALGGILIRLFAL; this is encoded by the coding sequence ATGCAACCTTCCCCTTTTCTCGGCGAATTTGTCGGGACTTTAGTCCTTATTCTGCTCGGTAACGGCGTTGTCGCCAATGTCGTTCTCAAACAAACCAAAGGGCATGATGCAGGCTGGATCGTCATCACCACCGGCTGGGCTTTCGCCGTCACGATGGGCGTTTTTGTGGCCAAAGCGTTCGGGAGCCTCGACGCTCACCTGAATCCGGCGGTTACCGTGGCGTTTGCCGTGGCGACCAATGATTTCAGCCATATTATTCCCTACAGCGTGGCCCAGCTGGCCGGGGCGTTTGTCGGCGCCGCGCTGGTCTGGATTTTTTACGGTCCCCACTGGGCGGCCACGCCCGATCCCGCTGCCAAACTGGCCTGCTTCGCCACGGGCCCGGCGATTCGGAGCTTTGGCGCCAACTTTCTGAGTGAAGCGATTGCCACCATCGTGCTGATTCTGGGGCTGGCCGGGATTTCGTCCAAATCGCTGGGTGAACTGGCCATCGGCATCGGACCGTACCTGGTCGGCATTCTGGTGTGGAGCATCGGTCTGTCGCTGGGCGGCCCGACCGGCTACGCCATCAACCCGGTCCGGGATTTGGGACCCCGGCTGGCGCATGCGGCTCTGCCGGTCGCCGGAAAAGGCTCGTCCGACTGGGGCTACAGCTGGATTCCGGTCGTCGGTCCGCTGGTCGGGGGCGCGCTGGGCGGTATCCTGATCCGCCTGTTCGCTTTATAA
- a CDS encoding complex I subunit 4 family protein encodes MLTLSLILFPVVAALLVLAVRGQQTKQLAFAAALIELGLAAYAFLNFRADTSSQFGFDYPWLVNAGIRFSAGIDGVSILLVVLTGLLTPLIVLSAFQRNYDRPNVFFALILFMQAALMGVFTARDAFLFYLFFEAALIPIYFLAALWGGEDRIRVTFKFFLYTIFGSLFMLVALVYLYFQTPGSHSAAIVDLYNLKLTPEAQGWIFWAFFIAFAIKMPVFPFHTWQPDTYTESPTQATMLLAGIMLKMGVYGVIRLLLPIAPAGVDIWGSTAIVLSVIGIVYGSIIAIRQRDIKRLIAYSSFAHVGLMAAGVFSQTTNGVQGALVQMLAHGINVVGMFFVADVIMSRTQTRLIDQMGGITQHTPKLTVYFMIILLGSVALPLTNGFVGEFLLLSGVFQYNPVLGAVAGTTIILGAVYMLRLFQKTMFGKKTELTETFTDVAGSENWVLIPLCIMVLWIGVVPNAFLKVTEPAVTSLLQIINQ; translated from the coding sequence ATGCTAACTCTTTCGCTGATTCTGTTCCCGGTGGTGGCGGCCCTGCTGGTGCTGGCTGTCCGGGGCCAACAAACGAAACAACTGGCCTTTGCGGCGGCCCTGATCGAACTGGGGCTGGCCGCCTATGCCTTTCTGAACTTCCGGGCGGATACGTCGTCGCAGTTTGGGTTCGATTACCCCTGGCTGGTCAATGCGGGCATTCGCTTCAGCGCGGGCATCGACGGCGTGAGCATCCTGCTCGTGGTGCTCACCGGCCTGCTGACGCCGCTGATCGTACTTTCGGCTTTCCAGCGGAACTACGACCGGCCGAACGTCTTTTTTGCCCTGATTTTATTCATGCAGGCGGCTCTGATGGGTGTTTTCACGGCCCGAGACGCTTTCCTGTTCTATCTGTTCTTCGAAGCGGCGCTGATTCCGATCTACTTCCTGGCGGCTCTCTGGGGCGGCGAAGACCGGATTCGGGTGACCTTCAAATTCTTCCTCTACACCATCTTCGGTAGCCTGTTCATGCTGGTGGCGCTGGTGTATCTCTATTTCCAGACGCCCGGCAGCCACTCCGCCGCCATCGTTGATCTGTACAACCTGAAACTGACGCCGGAAGCGCAGGGCTGGATTTTCTGGGCGTTCTTTATTGCCTTTGCCATCAAAATGCCGGTGTTCCCCTTCCATACCTGGCAGCCGGACACCTATACCGAATCGCCGACGCAGGCAACCATGCTGCTGGCCGGAATCATGCTGAAAATGGGCGTGTACGGCGTTATTCGCCTGCTGCTGCCCATTGCGCCGGCGGGGGTGGACATCTGGGGCTCCACGGCCATCGTGCTCTCGGTCATCGGCATCGTCTACGGGTCGATCATCGCCATTCGCCAGCGCGACATCAAGCGCCTGATTGCTTATTCGTCCTTTGCCCACGTCGGGCTGATGGCGGCGGGTGTTTTTTCGCAGACGACCAACGGCGTACAGGGTGCCCTGGTGCAGATGCTGGCGCACGGCATCAACGTGGTCGGGATGTTCTTCGTGGCTGACGTCATCATGTCGCGCACGCAAACCCGTCTGATCGACCAGATGGGCGGCATCACGCAGCACACGCCGAAACTGACGGTTTATTTCATGATTATCCTGCTGGGCAGCGTGGCCCTGCCGCTGACGAATGGTTTTGTGGGCGAGTTCCTGCTGCTGTCGGGCGTATTCCAGTACAACCCGGTGCTCGGGGCGGTGGCCGGTACCACCATCATCCTCGGGGCGGTTTACATGCTGCGGCTGTTCCAGAAAACGATGTTTGGCAAGAAAACCGAACTGACCGAAACGTTCACGGACGTGGCCGGCAGCGAAAACTGGGTGCTGATTCCGCTTTGCATCATGGTGCTCTGGATCGGCGTAGTCCCCAATGCCTTCCTGAAGGTAACCGAACCCGCCGTAACCAGTTTGTTGCAGATCATTAACCAATAA
- a CDS encoding exonuclease domain-containing protein — protein MTHQLKLKKPLAFFDLETTGIDVMKDRIVEISIAKALPGGEVVVKTHKVNPTVPIPYETSLIHGIYDEDIKDAPTFRVIARQLAQFLDGCDLAGYNCNRFDVPLMVEEFLRANVDFDLKNRKLIDVQRIFHLMEPRTLTAAYKFFCGKALENAHSAEADTLATAEILDAMVKRYEGESVRDERGTEIVISNDVETLNKIMINNNVDLMGRMVYNNDGLEVFNFGKHKGRPVTDVLQKEPSFYDWFIKSEFSLDSKRRLTEIKLRMLTHR, from the coding sequence ATGACCCATCAACTCAAACTCAAAAAGCCGCTGGCTTTCTTCGACCTCGAAACTACGGGCATCGATGTCATGAAAGACCGCATTGTTGAAATCAGCATTGCCAAAGCCCTGCCCGGCGGCGAGGTGGTCGTTAAAACACACAAAGTTAACCCGACGGTCCCCATTCCTTACGAGACGAGCCTGATCCACGGTATCTACGACGAGGACATAAAAGACGCTCCGACCTTCAGGGTCATTGCCCGGCAGCTCGCCCAGTTTCTGGACGGCTGCGATCTGGCCGGCTACAACTGCAACCGCTTCGACGTGCCGCTGATGGTCGAGGAGTTTCTGCGGGCCAATGTCGATTTTGACCTGAAAAACCGCAAACTCATCGACGTTCAGCGCATTTTTCACCTCATGGAGCCCCGGACGCTGACGGCGGCCTACAAGTTTTTCTGCGGAAAAGCCCTCGAAAACGCCCACAGTGCCGAAGCCGACACCCTGGCCACGGCCGAAATTCTGGACGCTATGGTGAAACGCTACGAAGGCGAGTCGGTTCGGGATGAGCGCGGCACCGAAATCGTCATCAGCAACGACGTGGAGACGCTGAATAAAATCATGATCAACAACAATGTCGATCTGATGGGCCGCATGGTGTACAACAACGACGGTCTGGAAGTCTTTAATTTCGGCAAACACAAAGGCCGGCCGGTGACGGATGTTCTTCAGAAAGAGCCGTCTTTCTACGACTGGTTTATCAAAAGCGAGTTTTCGCTGGACAGCAAGCGGCGCCTGACCGAAATCAAATTGCGGATGCTGACGCACCGGTGA
- the glpK gene encoding glycerol kinase GlpK, with the protein MPNYIAAIDQGTTSTRCIIFDRQGAIVSVGQKEHTQIYPQPGWVEHDPEEIWRNTLEVIAVARINARIESSSDIAAVGITNQRETTVVWNRRTGKPYYNALVWQDTRTGELVSQFAENGGQDRFRAKTGLPLATYFSGLKIRWILDNVPGVREDAERGYALFGNMDTFLTWHLTGGTYNGQHLTDVTNASRTQLMNLETLDWDDDLLADFNIPRAMLPQIRPSSEVYGKIASEVLPGVPIAGILGDQQAALFGQICFEPGMAKNTYGTGCFLLMNTGTELRHSTCGLLTTVAFQAAGQPAHYALEGSVAITGALVQWLRDNLGLIQASSDVDTLARTVEDNGGAYFVPAFSGLYAPYWKADARGVIAGLTRYVNKGHIARAVLEATAYQTLDVVKAMAEDAGIELKSLRVDGGMTVNELLMQFQADMLGVPVVRPTITETTALGAAYAAGLAVGYWSNLDDLRQNWGVDRTFEPQMEEAKRTKLYKGWQKAVERSFAWED; encoded by the coding sequence ATGCCCAATTATATCGCCGCCATCGACCAGGGCACAACCAGCACCCGCTGCATCATTTTCGACCGGCAGGGAGCCATCGTTTCGGTCGGACAGAAAGAACATACCCAGATTTATCCGCAACCCGGCTGGGTAGAACATGACCCGGAAGAAATCTGGCGAAATACGCTGGAGGTCATCGCCGTGGCCCGGATCAACGCCCGGATCGAGAGCAGTTCCGACATTGCGGCCGTCGGCATCACCAATCAGCGCGAAACGACCGTCGTCTGGAACCGGCGCACGGGCAAACCCTACTACAACGCGCTGGTCTGGCAGGATACCCGGACGGGCGAGCTGGTCAGTCAGTTTGCCGAAAATGGCGGCCAGGATCGCTTCCGTGCCAAAACCGGCCTGCCGCTGGCGACGTATTTCAGCGGGCTCAAAATCCGCTGGATTCTGGATAACGTGCCCGGTGTGCGGGAAGATGCCGAGCGGGGTTACGCCTTGTTTGGCAACATGGACACGTTTCTGACCTGGCACCTGACCGGCGGAACCTACAACGGCCAGCACCTGACCGACGTGACCAACGCCAGCCGCACCCAGCTCATGAACCTGGAAACGCTCGACTGGGACGATGACCTGCTGGCGGACTTCAACATTCCCCGGGCCATGCTGCCGCAGATTCGGCCGAGCAGTGAGGTATACGGCAAAATTGCGTCGGAAGTGCTGCCCGGGGTGCCCATCGCGGGGATTCTCGGCGACCAGCAGGCCGCACTGTTCGGACAAATCTGTTTCGAGCCGGGAATGGCCAAGAACACCTACGGCACCGGCTGCTTTCTGCTGATGAATACCGGCACCGAGCTTCGCCACTCGACCTGCGGCCTGCTGACGACGGTGGCCTTTCAGGCGGCCGGACAGCCCGCCCATTATGCGCTCGAAGGCAGCGTAGCCATCACCGGGGCGCTGGTGCAGTGGCTCCGGGACAATCTGGGTCTTATTCAGGCCAGTTCGGATGTGGACACCCTCGCCCGGACGGTGGAGGACAACGGTGGGGCTTACTTCGTCCCGGCCTTTTCCGGCCTGTACGCTCCGTACTGGAAAGCCGATGCCCGGGGTGTCATCGCCGGCCTGACGCGCTACGTGAACAAAGGCCACATCGCCCGGGCGGTGCTGGAGGCGACGGCTTATCAGACGCTCGACGTGGTGAAAGCCATGGCCGAAGATGCTGGTATCGAGCTGAAATCCCTGCGGGTGGACGGCGGGATGACGGTGAACGAACTGCTCATGCAGTTTCAGGCGGATATGCTGGGCGTTCCCGTGGTGCGGCCGACCATCACTGAAACGACGGCGCTCGGCGCGGCGTATGCGGCCGGGCTGGCCGTGGGTTATTGGAGCAATCTGGACGATCTGCGCCAGAACTGGGGCGTCGACCGGACGTTTGAGCCGCAGATGGAAGAAGCCAAACGAACAAAGCTGTACAAAGGCTGGCAAAAAGCCGTTGAACGCTCCTTTGCCTGGGAAGACTAA
- a CDS encoding NADH-quinone oxidoreductase subunit N gives MLPIVLLSVFGIVMLFLGFMKSRAVLLPAALLFLLVALGTSFLDWGHSYLYFRDMLLVNNQTILFSAITMLSAFMVIALSGDFLQDEAAQPAEYYAIMLFSIVGAIMMIGFENLIMLFVGVEILSVSMYVLTGSDKKNIRSNEAALKYFLMGAFATGIMLFGMALLYGAVGSFTITDITAFVSLSRGGISLLLLMGLMLVLIGMLFKVSAAPFHFWTPDVYDGAPTLFTAFMSTVVKTAGFAALLRLLMAVSATSMYDRWWQIVAGITVLTLLAGNLTAVYQNSFKRMMAYSSISHAGYLLIALAALGQQSNGALAFYSLAYSVATIAAFGILLLVAKQRGKDGQRDETYEAFNGLAKQNPLLAFILAVSMLSLAGIPLTAGFWGKFMVFSTAVEKGMVWMLVVAVLMSAVGIYYYFRVVIAMYFRTGEVTAIRVAPFYRIVLIVATVLTIVLGLAPGLVQGLI, from the coding sequence ATGCTGCCCATCGTTCTTTTATCCGTCTTCGGGATTGTGATGCTGTTTCTGGGCTTTATGAAGTCCCGGGCGGTTTTGCTGCCTGCTGCGCTGCTGTTTCTGCTGGTTGCCCTCGGCACCAGCTTTCTGGACTGGGGCCATTCGTATCTGTATTTCCGGGATATGCTGCTGGTGAACAACCAGACCATTCTGTTCTCGGCCATTACCATGCTTTCGGCTTTTATGGTCATCGCGCTTTCGGGCGATTTCCTGCAGGATGAGGCGGCCCAGCCTGCCGAGTACTACGCCATCATGCTCTTCTCCATCGTGGGGGCCATCATGATGATCGGCTTCGAAAACCTGATTATGCTGTTCGTCGGCGTGGAAATTCTGTCGGTATCCATGTACGTACTGACGGGCTCCGACAAGAAGAATATCCGTTCGAACGAGGCGGCGCTGAAGTATTTTCTGATGGGTGCGTTTGCCACGGGGATTATGCTGTTTGGCATGGCCCTGCTGTACGGCGCGGTTGGCTCCTTTACCATCACCGACATTACGGCCTTTGTTTCCCTCTCGCGGGGTGGCATTTCGCTGCTGCTGCTGATGGGCCTGATGCTGGTGCTGATCGGCATGCTTTTCAAAGTCTCGGCGGCTCCTTTCCACTTCTGGACGCCGGACGTGTACGACGGCGCTCCAACGCTGTTCACCGCCTTCATGTCCACGGTCGTGAAAACGGCGGGCTTTGCCGCCCTGCTGCGGCTGCTGATGGCCGTATCGGCGACGAGCATGTACGACCGCTGGTGGCAGATCGTGGCCGGCATTACCGTGCTGACCCTGCTGGCCGGTAATCTGACGGCCGTTTACCAGAACAGCTTCAAACGGATGATGGCCTATTCGAGCATCTCCCATGCCGGTTATCTGCTCATCGCGCTGGCCGCCCTCGGGCAGCAGAGCAACGGCGCGCTGGCGTTTTATTCCCTGGCCTATTCGGTAGCCACCATCGCCGCTTTCGGGATTCTGCTGCTGGTCGCCAAACAGCGCGGCAAAGACGGGCAGCGCGACGAAACTTACGAGGCGTTCAACGGACTGGCAAAACAGAATCCGCTGCTGGCCTTTATTCTGGCCGTTTCCATGCTGTCGCTGGCGGGTATTCCGCTGACGGCCGGGTTCTGGGGAAAATTTATGGTATTTTCCACCGCCGTGGAGAAAGGAATGGTATGGATGTTGGTAGTAGCAGTACTGATGTCGGCCGTGGGGATCTACTATTATTTCCGGGTAGTGATCGCGATGTATTTCCGGACGGGCGAAGTTACGGCAATCCGGGTAGCGCCGTTTTACCGCATTGTGTTGATTGTAGCGACTGTTCTGACGATTGTTCTGGGCCTGGCCCCGGGGCTGGTGCAGGGATTGATATAA
- the nuoL gene encoding NADH-quinone oxidoreductase subunit L → MQTDLLVKLIPLFPLLGFLINGLGFRRVPNGLVGLVSSAAALASFVCVALIFSGFAGPQPEKVLLFDWITVGNFNIPFSFQIDQLSLVMLLIVTGVGSLIHIYSIGYMHHDGGYGKFMAFLNLFLFFMLLLVMGSNYVIMFIGWEGVGLCSYLLIGFWNKNTAYNNAARKAFVMNRIGDLGFLLGIFMLMGVFGTVEYTGIFEQAGSGRFAIGDGTMVAITLLLFVGAMGKSAQIPLYTWLPDAMAGPTPVSALIHAATMVTAGIYMVVRSNVLYTLAPLTLEIIGGIAIATALLAASIGLVQNDIKKVLAYSTVSQLGYMFLGLSVMGYTAGMFHVMTHAFFKALLFLGAGSVIHAMSDEQDIRRMGGLRKYLPITFITFLIATIAIAGIPPFAGFFSKDEILMHVYEHNKVLWALGVVGSAMTSFYMFRLLFLTFFGRFRGTEHQREHLHESPATMTVPLLVLAVLSVLGGFLNVPEVLGGEARLAQFLSPIFDLSRKVAPNAFGETLLTHSDEYMLMGISTGVALIMAVAAYVVYVQRGVLPESDLVERPVTEKVLYNKYYIDELYETIIIKPMRGLSDVLYSFGEFLIDGIVSGTAWGVKGLAGGARRLQSGSISFYVFAMVVGIVLILGVRFFVRF, encoded by the coding sequence ATGCAGACGGATTTACTGGTAAAACTAATACCCCTTTTTCCTCTTCTTGGCTTTCTGATTAACGGGCTGGGCTTCCGGCGCGTCCCGAACGGACTCGTGGGCCTCGTCAGTTCGGCGGCGGCTCTGGCTTCGTTTGTGTGCGTGGCGCTGATCTTCAGCGGTTTCGCCGGTCCGCAGCCCGAGAAAGTGCTCCTCTTCGACTGGATTACGGTGGGCAATTTCAACATTCCCTTCTCTTTCCAGATCGACCAGTTGTCGCTGGTGATGCTGCTGATCGTGACGGGCGTCGGCTCGCTGATTCACATTTATTCCATCGGCTACATGCACCACGATGGGGGCTACGGCAAGTTCATGGCTTTCCTGAACCTGTTCCTTTTCTTCATGCTGCTGCTGGTGATGGGTTCCAACTACGTCATCATGTTCATCGGCTGGGAAGGGGTCGGGCTGTGCTCGTACCTGCTCATCGGCTTCTGGAACAAGAATACGGCCTATAACAACGCGGCCCGCAAGGCTTTCGTAATGAACCGCATCGGCGATCTGGGCTTTCTGCTGGGTATTTTCATGCTGATGGGCGTTTTCGGCACGGTTGAATACACGGGTATTTTCGAGCAGGCTGGTTCCGGCCGGTTTGCCATCGGCGACGGAACGATGGTCGCCATCACCCTGCTCCTGTTTGTCGGCGCGATGGGTAAGTCCGCGCAGATTCCGCTGTACACCTGGCTGCCCGACGCGATGGCCGGTCCGACGCCCGTTTCGGCCCTGATTCACGCCGCGACGATGGTGACGGCCGGGATTTACATGGTCGTCCGCTCGAACGTGCTGTACACGCTGGCTCCGCTGACGCTGGAAATCATCGGCGGTATTGCCATTGCCACGGCCCTGCTGGCCGCTTCGATTGGTCTGGTGCAGAACGACATCAAGAAAGTGCTGGCCTATTCGACGGTATCCCAGCTTGGATACATGTTCCTTGGACTGAGTGTGATGGGTTACACGGCGGGCATGTTCCACGTCATGACGCACGCATTCTTCAAGGCGCTGCTCTTCCTCGGAGCCGGTAGCGTCATTCACGCCATGTCCGACGAGCAGGACATTCGTCGGATGGGCGGCCTGCGCAAGTACCTGCCGATCACGTTCATTACGTTCCTGATCGCGACGATTGCCATTGCCGGGATTCCGCCGTTTGCCGGGTTCTTCTCCAAAGACGAAATCCTGATGCATGTCTACGAGCACAACAAAGTGCTGTGGGCGCTCGGCGTGGTTGGCTCGGCCATGACCTCTTTTTACATGTTCCGGCTCCTGTTCCTGACGTTCTTCGGCCGTTTCCGCGGCACCGAACACCAGCGCGAACACCTGCACGAGTCGCCGGCGACCATGACCGTTCCGCTGCTGGTGCTGGCCGTGCTGTCGGTGCTGGGCGGTTTCCTGAACGTACCGGAAGTGCTGGGCGGCGAAGCCCGTCTGGCTCAGTTCCTCAGCCCGATTTTCGACCTGTCGCGCAAGGTAGCCCCGAACGCCTTCGGCGAAACCCTGCTGACCCATAGCGACGAATACATGCTGATGGGTATTTCAACGGGTGTGGCTCTCATAATGGCCGTTGCGGCCTACGTGGTCTACGTTCAGCGGGGTGTGCTGCCCGAGTCGGACCTGGTCGAACGCCCGGTGACCGAAAAGGTGCTTTACAACAAATATTACATCGACGAATTGTACGAGACCATCATCATCAAGCCGATGCGCGGCCTGTCCGATGTGCTGTACAGCTTCGGCGAGTTCCTGATCGACGGCATCGTAAGCGGTACGGCCTGGGGCGTGAAAGGGCTGGCGGGCGGTGCCCGGCGGCTGCAGAGCGGCTCCATCAGCTTCTACGTTTTTGCGATGGTCGTCGGTATTGTCCTGATTCTGGGAGTACGGTTCTTTGTTCGATTCTAA
- the nuoK gene encoding NADH-quinone oxidoreductase subunit NuoK, translating into MEPTQVPVQIPEVIQLIDLKYYLIIATALFVIGIIGVLTRRNAIIIFMSIELMLNAVNLLLIAFSSYRADPTGQVFVFFIMAVAAAEVAVGLAIIVMIYRNVRSIDVGLLNKLKW; encoded by the coding sequence ATGGAACCAACCCAGGTACCCGTACAGATTCCCGAAGTTATTCAGTTAATAGATCTGAAGTATTACCTCATCATCGCCACGGCCCTGTTTGTTATCGGCATCATCGGCGTACTGACCCGGCGCAACGCCATCATCATTTTTATGTCGATTGAGCTGATGCTCAACGCTGTAAACCTGCTCCTGATTGCTTTCTCGTCGTACCGTGCCGACCCGACCGGGCAGGTGTTCGTCTTCTTCATCATGGCGGTAGCGGCGGCGGAGGTTGCCGTCGGGCTGGCCATTATCGTGATGATCTACCGCAATGTCCGGTCTATCGACGTCGGCCTGCTGAATAAACTCAAGTGGTAA